A genomic region of Pseudomonas abietaniphila contains the following coding sequences:
- a CDS encoding ABC transporter ATP-binding protein: MKHLVSFKNIQKTYDGFRPVVKDLNLDIKEGEFVTLLGPSGSGKTTSLMMLAGFETPTHGEIFLKDKPLHNLPPHKRDIGMVFQNYALFPHMTIEENLAFPLSVRKMNRIERAEKVRRALDMVRLNDFAKRYPAQMSGGQQQRVALARALVFEPKLVLMDEPLGALDKQLREHMQLEIKHLHKQLGLTVVYVTHDQSEALTMSDRVAVFNDGVIQQIDSPAAIYETPTKSFVAQFIGENNTLLGTVLSRDATHSTVRLKDGSIVQAITVTDAQPGESVALCIRPERVIVSAAGTTPLTARIREYIYLGDHVRMITEIAGQPDFMIKLPTAQMDSSWTVGSSISLSWAPDHIRALDVIQH; this comes from the coding sequence ATGAAACACCTGGTCAGCTTCAAGAACATACAAAAAACCTACGACGGCTTTCGTCCTGTCGTCAAAGACCTGAACCTGGACATCAAGGAAGGCGAATTCGTCACCCTGCTCGGCCCGTCCGGCTCGGGCAAAACCACCAGCCTGATGATGCTGGCCGGTTTTGAAACACCGACCCACGGCGAGATTTTTCTGAAAGACAAACCGCTGCATAACCTGCCGCCGCACAAGCGCGACATCGGCATGGTGTTTCAGAACTACGCGCTGTTCCCGCACATGACCATTGAGGAAAACCTTGCGTTTCCACTGTCCGTGCGCAAGATGAACCGCATCGAGCGTGCCGAGAAAGTCCGGCGCGCGCTGGACATGGTGCGGCTCAACGATTTCGCAAAACGCTACCCGGCGCAGATGTCCGGCGGCCAGCAACAGCGGGTGGCCCTGGCACGCGCGCTGGTGTTCGAGCCCAAGCTGGTGCTGATGGACGAGCCCCTCGGCGCACTCGACAAGCAACTGCGCGAACACATGCAGCTGGAAATCAAACACCTGCACAAGCAACTCGGGCTCACCGTGGTCTACGTGACCCATGATCAGAGCGAAGCCCTGACGATGTCGGATCGCGTCGCTGTATTCAACGACGGCGTGATCCAGCAGATCGACAGCCCGGCCGCCATTTACGAGACCCCGACCAAAAGCTTCGTGGCGCAATTCATCGGCGAGAACAACACGTTGCTGGGCACCGTGCTTTCCAGAGACGCGACCCACTCCACCGTTCGCCTCAAGGACGGCAGCATCGTGCAGGCGATCACGGTGACCGACGCGCAACCGGGCGAGTCCGTCGCGCTGTGCATCCGCCCTGAGCGCGTCATCGTCAGCGCCGCCGGAACAACGCCTTTGACCGCGCGTATCCGCGAATACATCTACCTCGGTGACCACGTGCGAATGATCACCGAAATCGCCGGCCAGCCTGACTTCATGATCAAACTGCCGACCGCGCAAATGGACAGCAGCTGGACCGTCGGCAGCTCCATTTCCCTCTCGTGGGCGCCCGATCATATTCGCGCCCTCGACGTCATTCAGCACTGA
- a CDS encoding ABC transporter substrate-binding protein, producing the protein MHKKHKPCHALAALAFAVAGLAAAQTASARDLTIVSWGGNFQDAQREIFFTPFGQQTGKKVLDQSWDGGVGVLDAKVKVGNPNWDVVEVEAEDLALGCDSGLYEKIDWAKVGNKADFIPEAVNDCGVGAIVWNTGVAWDGDKLKTAPTSWADFFNTQKFPGKRGLRKGPKYSLEFALIADGVKPTDVYKVLRTPEGVDRAFNKLNSIKSSIVWWEAGAQPLQMLSAGDVVMSSAYNGRITGFNRNEGKHFKFLWNGSVSAIDSWTVLKGSENKAAAMDFIAFASKPENLSKLPKFIAYGLPNTKANDLVPADLKADLPTTPDNLAAALPLDVEFWVDNTESLTERFNAWIAQK; encoded by the coding sequence ATGCACAAGAAGCACAAGCCGTGCCACGCGTTAGCCGCTCTCGCGTTTGCCGTCGCCGGGCTGGCAGCCGCACAGACTGCAAGCGCCCGTGACCTGACCATCGTTTCCTGGGGAGGAAACTTTCAGGACGCCCAACGGGAAATTTTCTTCACGCCGTTTGGTCAGCAAACCGGCAAGAAGGTCCTGGACCAAAGCTGGGACGGTGGCGTGGGTGTCCTCGACGCCAAGGTGAAAGTCGGCAACCCGAACTGGGACGTCGTAGAGGTGGAAGCCGAAGACCTGGCGCTGGGTTGTGACTCGGGGCTCTACGAAAAAATCGACTGGGCGAAAGTCGGCAACAAGGCTGACTTCATCCCCGAAGCCGTGAACGACTGCGGGGTCGGCGCGATCGTCTGGAACACCGGTGTGGCGTGGGACGGCGACAAACTGAAAACCGCACCTACCTCGTGGGCCGACTTCTTCAACACGCAGAAATTTCCCGGCAAACGCGGCCTGCGCAAAGGCCCCAAATATTCGCTGGAATTCGCCCTCATCGCCGACGGCGTGAAGCCGACCGACGTGTACAAAGTGCTGCGCACACCCGAAGGCGTGGACCGCGCGTTCAACAAGCTGAACAGCATCAAATCCAGCATCGTCTGGTGGGAAGCCGGCGCTCAGCCGCTGCAGATGCTGTCCGCGGGTGACGTGGTCATGAGCTCGGCCTACAACGGCCGCATCACCGGTTTCAACCGTAACGAAGGCAAGCACTTCAAGTTCCTGTGGAACGGCAGCGTGTCGGCGATCGACTCCTGGACCGTGCTCAAGGGCAGCGAAAACAAAGCCGCGGCCATGGATTTCATCGCGTTCGCCAGCAAGCCGGAAAACCTTTCCAAGCTGCCGAAATTCATCGCCTACGGCCTGCCCAACACGAAAGCCAACGACCTGGTGCCGGCAGACCTGAAGGCCGACCTGCCGACCACACCGGACAACCTCGCCGCCGCGCTGCCGCTGGACGTCGAGTTCTGGGTCGACAACACCGAGTCGCTGACCGAGCGTTTCAACGCCTGGATCGCGCAGAAGTAA